tagaacagaaaagtgttactttgatccctcctagcagggaggaaaagtgccactttgatccctcctagcagggaagaaaaagctcttttccgaataggtggtgtgaaaaaaaaatcgtaatatcctggtcacggcaccaaaatGTAACTAACCTCATCATTCTTGTAATGCTCATAAACGTCCTTGAAGAGCTGCGAAGCCTTCTCCAGTTCGTTGTCGGCGCAGAGCAACGTAGCCAGAACGCCGACAACGCCAGGCCGGTATTTGTATTCGCTCTCTTCTAGTAGTTTGACGGCTGCTTTGCGGTCACCCTGCGGAAAATTATGGGAATGTAAAAATAGATCTAAAGAGATTTGAGCAAGAAAaattaatggcgttattcaaaACATATTctaaggttagctggaagaaaATCATATTAAGTTAAAAGTTCGCCCTAGTATGCCTACTTTTCTTATGAACTCTCACAAGATAATGTCCACTTACACTAGCCAGCAACACCTGGGCCGCGGCCAGAGTAAGAGTCCCCCCCTCTTTGAGCAGCAGTTGCACGGCCTGGTTCTTCTTGCCGTCTTTGACGAGGGAGGAAGCTTCCACGAGGGCCGCTCGTTGTTCTTGTTTGAGGGACTTGGTAAGTTTGACGCAGCATTGCTTGCAGAAATCGGGCTGGAACAATTACAattaaaatgtatatgaaaacaaaattaaattgaaCAACTTTTAGTAGATGATGAGAAAGAAGCTTTCCTTTAGAGATTGCAACGGCTTAGATATTTTTCCGCAATTTCGAGGTTGGTCAGTACTCagcagtaaaagttgttcagtatgaacTAAATACTCTCCATGCGGAACATAGGTAACTTTGATATAACATCTTATGGGGCATTCTAGAATAATGTCGGATACATAACgctatatttttacaattcttTTAAAGCTAAGAAGCCATTATTTGGCATGATAACGTTTGATAAACTTAGCTTGAATTCAACGGTATATAATAAAGGTTTCTGCAGATTATTAAGCTGTGCGTCAAATGCGGTCCCTTTGTttcacataaagttttaagtcataatgtattgtttgtcatattatcgttagtcataaaactgaaaccgttaacttttcaggattttcgtaaggttattctatagataggttaggtttggtttgttttatggcaatcctgaaaagttacgcgtttctgagaaaaaccaattatgactaacgaaaattcggactaacaatacattatgacttaaaactatttgggaaacaatagagacccgcgTCAAATCCCTGAcaaagtagattttttatagaatgcgccttgtacaaacagcaacactcttaactgtccatcggtagatcttacttatgccttttgtaataaggtccaccgatggctagttaacagtgtgggtgaagGTAGACATACCTGGTTGGAGTAGATGGCGAGAATAGCCTGGTTGTAAGTGATGGATGTACGCTGGCGTGAGTTCAGCTTATGCTCGAGCCCCTCAGCCGTAGCCGCCTTCATACGCTTACGGGAGTCAAACACGTTGGTATCCCtgcaaataaaatatgtattttagggtggtatttcAACTGTCCTATTTCTTGGtgcaatgtgtatttgcgtctcacattttgcataatgagagagtgagacgcaaatacaggTGGAATACAACCCTTAGTAAAGAAACATcggtaagaaaaaaaaaacaatttaaaatgcCAACTTTTCAAGATCTTCAGCAGCACTCGGCACACAATGCgctaattacacaaaaaaaataacttagcCTATTTTAGGTTGATcttttctgaaaaaaatatatttcgttcAGCAGTCTTTGAAAAATTAAGGAATATActtaaaggttgactggtagagaacgctgtgtggcattaagtccgccttttatcactgtacctatattttttactgtgcaataaagatcaaataaaataaaaaatataaaaaaaaatatgaacctCCTCTACTTTTCAGGCCACAAATGAAAATTATTTGACCTTTCTCATTAATGAAATACAGACGTGAACATTAATTCACTGACCTGTTAATGACCACAAGATTGTTGCTAGCAATGGCAACCAGCGCCTGGTCGCTTGGCTTGTCCTTTAACACGTTTTGGTAGATGGTCGCCGCTTCCTTCTCTCTGCCCATCTGTTGTAGGCAGTACGCTTGTTGCACCCTAAAATGGAACATTTTTTCATGAGTTACTTTCATATGTTTTAATTGTATAATCATTATTATAAAACCTCTGAAATAGACGTACGCGGAGCTTCCCCATCTAGTTTACCGCCTTAGCGCTCCttacaccatcccactaacccggggctaaccagttaaacctggagttaccatgattaccaatacaatttgacactgggttaacgattTAACCGGTTTATCCCGTACTGCACccattacattatttttttatacatcttggcgaaaaaaaaaacattacaacGAATAAGTAGGTTTTACAACAACAAGACCGATTTCAgaaaactttgtatgacatTTTAGTCACTCAATTTGGTCAAGTAAACCTGTAAAATTTGTCAGGTTATTCCAGCCCACGGTGTATGTAAACTAGTCAATTTATAAcatgttaaaaatatagttttaaaaaaagtaattactgACCTGATGATACCCGCTTCCTCTTTAGCCTCCTCCTCAGTGCCTCCGTCTTCCAGAACACTCTCGGAACAAGCCTGCTCGGACCTCTTAAGGACCGGGAGGGCTTCGTTGTATTTACCACGCATGGCCAGAGTGCTTCCAACATTGTAGGCCAGTTCATAGGTGTTCTCGTCGAATTGGGGTAAGTCTGCCGACTGAAAAAGGAGTTAGTAAATTAGAATGTTCTGATCAAAAGATTAGTATGAGCAGgagtagctcactccgcgatttcgtcgcgtcgctacatgTACATGCGGCCCagaccaattttggtgtctagcagtagtagttgccgcgcaccactacagaacggacgcctgctcgcgcttgcgccacctagcggtcatatctgtcgtaatagacgcgttttgttgagagttaaccttctgtacctagtactattatttattctgtatgaGTAAAGTCTAACAgtaattttaaatttggaatttGACACTTGATTGTTGCTGTACTGATGCCATTATTTTTGTGCCTGCATGCCTGAGACGTAACTCGCCGCATGCTAGTTCTACGAGCACTTTTAatcctttgaacgccacgcctatcgtgtgcgGCGTCACCTTATTGGAGTACACAAGTTGATATTGGGCTGAAGCCGCGCGCGTCGACGTCCTTGGCGGCCATCTAAATTTGCCAGCCAAAACGCGACATGCGAATTTACACTTAGAATTGAATTTTGATTGATTGCAGGCACGATATCGTTTCCATGGGACTAAAGGGGTTAACTTGTGGTGCACATGCCGGATTAATACATGTTGGATATTTCTGGACTGCAATAGTAGATTTATCAGTCACTTGAATCTAGCAAAAAATAGAATCAAATTCTTAAGTGAAATACCATTGAATGCTTACCGGGTTGAGGGCCCCTAAATTGGCAACAACAGCAGCCATATTGGTCTTCCTCTCATCTTCATAGTCATCGGTAGTGTTCTTCACTATGTCCCGATACATGTTGTAGCAGTCTTGGTACTGCTCCAAGCGGTACAGGATTTGAGCCCTGTAAAGATATGACACAATAAAGCAATGGGTTAAGATTATTAAGACTGCATTAGAATTTAACAGGTCATAAAAATAAGcttattttatacaaatatttcAAAGTGATTGTAACATTAatcatacaaattttataaatgGAGAGTATGTAGATTGGTTTAGTTTtcaattagaaaattatagCTATACCGGTTTGGATGGAATTAGCCCACAGTAATCTTAACATGCATGAACATATGGTATACTTTCACCTCATAAAGACAACTCATGAAATTACTGATTAAAGATACTTTCATTATTTTTGCCTCATATGTTTATGTAGTCTGTGACCAAACTGTAAATTTCAACAACATGAGgattaatggcgttattcataaatgtgatactggcctgaattagctatgaattgTTTGTCTTtaactgtcattttgacttatgtatttgtaatggctcctctacacgaatggccaacaccggccaatccaagggacacAGCCATGCGGTAcactgagatagcaatatcacttgctccctctaatgcataaatgcgtcccttggattgccCGGCGtaggccattcgtgtagaggagccataagaaaggaattgtattgtattgtagtacgggcgattttccgcaactcgaagtcctgcgcctattttgcgtgaaaggGGCTAGTCctgccagcccagctcctcgaggaatcctatcaaacctttgatgttgagtaggacctcggggagaTCTCTCGGGGATCTgagatgttttgccctgtatggggccactacgctgcattccaacaccacgtgagaggGAATCCAACAACacgtaagaaagggataaaacataatttaactaaatcagaccCGTATTTATATAGGGggttataatatttttcaaactcgaagggtaggATGACACCGTCATTTCaacacattcattcattcttttaaaattatggcttcagcctattggggctatttcgccagtgtcaaggtcgtagtagcagggtaaaacgattgaaattgtacggttagtacaagacagtgtacggtgatttagctcttgtaaagcgatagcgggctttacaagaaacatgtggacaaccggccgtagactccaaaatgatggttaaacatgcttcaagataaattctccattcactgcacactaccacattagtttactgtataataggctatcgatattacactttaaacaatattaatgagcaaaaaacgaatcaattaatctcgccgcgtgccatcaagatggcgctcgaaccggaagtccatTTCAACACAATTTTGTGAGATTTGGCGTGACAGGTGTCATcctacccttcgagtttgaaaaCTATTATAGTATGTAATTTGTCAACAATGTTGAAGTACTGACCTCAATTCTTTCAAAGCCAGAGTCAACTCAGGCGCATTATCCACAGTCTGCAATGCATCATTAGGACAATTCAGCCTGTACTGTGCGTAGGCCTTCTCAAAGTGCAGGTCGGCCGCCAGCGCAGCATTCTTAGGGTTGGTGAGGACGGCTAAAGCCTCCTTGAAGTTATGCAGCTGGATGAAACATATCACTTTACAGTGAAATGCTTTTTGTTCATTTGGTGCTATTTGCAGGACtgaaatgtttatattttatgattAATTACAGGTTAATGTTCCTGAAAGATGTTTTAGAGGAATTTGGATGCAAATAAAAGGTAGTTTAAGTCACATTATGGAAAAAAAGGAACTAGTAAGAAAATGTGAGGacagatttaattttaaacgGGTTGGAGATTATTTTAACACAAAATTTAACTTTTGAGGTTTAAAGGCTGTaccttcattatattttgtcataaactaaataaatgacAATGTGGTTCAGTGAAGGGGAcggactgaaaatcagcgctgcgCAGGCAATTTCTAATGAAATGACTGACGCGGCGTATGCTGAGCCCGTTCCTTTTGCCGCACAAACTCTTTGGTAaatcttttatattatgtaaccAGTGTGCTTTTTGTGTTGCAATAAATGGGGTAAATCTTTACTTTATGGACCCACGATTTTTGGGGcggggagggggggaggggggaggggggggagAGGGCTACCCCCCAGTCCAACCCCCATGGTGAGGAACCCCATGGTTATGGAGATATTCATggttaaagtttgtatggaattaCTAAGAAATAAGGGATTACAGCAAATTTTGAAGGAGGAGGGGGTGAGGGGTGAGGGGGGGGGGCGCGTTGAAGCTGTTGGATCTGGGTTAGCTCCGGCGCTGCGGAAGAGCAGCCCTTCCGCCCTCGCGTGACAAAGCACGCTCACTACACTCGGCTCCGCAGCTTCGGCTTACTGGTCGCCTTCGGCGACCAGCCTCAGCCGCTCGCCTCGCTCGTTCCCGCGCTCCATCACGGCGGGCGAGGGCTGCCCTCCCTCCGCGCCTCCGTTTTTGGAATTGCTCTCTAGGggtaggacagacaagaccacgtggatagtggggtTCTCTGATTCGGTTTTAAGTGACCTTGACATTTTGGGTACCTTAAGATTCTGGTGACCAAAGATTTTGGTGACCTTGAGATTCTGGTGACCAAAGATTTTGGTGACCTTGAGATTTTGGTGACCATAAAATTTCGTGACCTTGAGATTTTGGTGACCTTGAGGATGGTGGTGTGGTATAAAAGGTaatataaattaacaaaaaacggCACCTATCGACATCTGCTATTACATTTCTCCtttatttcatagtaatttcatacaaactttaaccATGGATATCTCCATAACCATGGGGTTCCGCGCCATGGGGGTTGGACTGGGGGGTAGCCCTTTGCACCCTCTACCCCCCCATACCCAACACACCCTCCAAATCGTGGGTCCATAAAGTAAAGATTAGCCATAAAtggtttcttattcttattcttattcttattctaaatTGAATATAAAAAGGGGCAAAGAGAGCAAAACTTTCGAAAAGTAATCGTGACCATATTTTTATGGTTAGAAACATGAAGTTTGGTAGACATTACAAGAACTTAGACTTACTTTTCCCTGCAGCTTTTAACGCTCTATCATAATCTCCGCCTTgacaaaatttatttaattcaatataGGCCTGAACAAGGTTATTTTCCTTGTTGGCCGACATTTTTTTTGACAACTTGGCTGACTTGGCATGTAAACGTCACACGCCATCTCTGCTGATCATTCGTTTCGTTACACGTTACCATCGTACCCTCTTCATTGAAGTtacatgtattattttattaaaagtttGTTAAAACTTATAGATTCATTCCACTAAaagtatttgtttttttaataatacccGATTTCTAAGAAAATATTCATAGAATTTTTAATTTAGTAGTTTTCTAGGTTTAGATTTTAAAGTCGTGAGTCAAAAGGAATATACTTTAAAGTTCCGAAGCTGTACGCTGATTGGTTGAAAAACAGATGATAGCACTTGTATCCATGgtcatgaaataaattaaaaaaaaaaaaaaaaaagtagattaaaaaaaagttttgtcaTTCATGTCTTTGTCATTGTGTATTTTGCCGTTGCCGTTTATGTTTGAAAAATACGGAGTGTAATTTCGTGTTTCTGAGttaaagttgaacaatttttgtttaaaatttgtaTACATTTGCGCGTTGAGTCATAACAAGTGACAATGGATTACTCTACTATCAGCAACAAAACAGGTTGCACAGAAATCGTAGACATAACTAATGGTGACCTGACTGAAAAGTATTACTCTCTCAAAAAGCAGTTCGAAAACTTATCCAGCATTTACGATGCCACAAAACAGGAGCTACATGAAGCCACACGAAATCATAACACGGCTTTAGACGTGCAGAGGTATTTAACGGCCGAACTAGAGTCCCATCAAGCAGAGGAGGCGCGGAGAAAGAATGAGCTGATTTCCAAAATAACTAAGCTTCAGGAGGACATTTCGGCGTTACGCGAGGAGCGTACGGAACTGATTGAGAGTCATGCTAAAGAGGTGAAGAGGTTTGAAAATGAAATTCGTCGTTTGAAAGAGGAGAATGCGTTTAAAGAAGACAGGCAGTCGCCGGAGCGTGATACAGGGGAGTTAGACGAAGTACGGGTTGCTCTGTCGGCGGCGTTGCAAGAGGCCGCGGCAGCGAAGGCGGCGCTAGAAGAGACTAAGGCTGAGATAGCATCCTGGAGGATGAGGTGagcttttattattttattatttatttccaaaTATGCAAGTTTACAGTTCTAGACCAAAGCACTTACACActacaataattaacattaaattacattatattaatACATGCATGTCACAGAATAATTCAAACCTTATTTCTAAAATATATACAGccatattattaaattacattataaataatttgcGAGTTAACATTATAAGaaatcattaattttattttatataagtaagtcaaatataataccatcataataatatataaatcatgTCAAGTTTGAATTAATTGCCTACCTATATAGCTCTGCAATTGCCAAGATACAGCCTAACACGTCTCACGAAAACACCCATACTGTCGTGGAATATATCTGCATCAGCAACCTGCATGTACAGATTGTTCAGCAGCAGAAGTGCTCTACGCGTGGGAGCATTATCACCCCGTCGAGTGCGCGCAACGCTCCGCGCGAACGGGTGCGGGCGTCGCCGCGGCTCCACCTCCGCGCTTTAGAATGGGGACGTGCAGTCCTATCTGCCCCAACACACTCGGATTGTCAACTCTATAATTTAGAAGCTGGTAGTAGTGTACTATGAGCAGCAACTTCCTTCTCAATTCCAGAGTGTCCAACCCTACCATAGCCGAAACAAATAGTGACGGATACATATAGGGGTAGTATCCATATTTACGTCTGTATATAAACCTAGCAAATTTGCGTTGTATTTTCTCTATATTTAGGATATATTTTGATTCATGGGGATCCCAAACTATAGCGCCAAATTCCAGTCTGCTGCGAACGTATGCATTGTAAAGCCTTATGGCAACATTAGGATTAGGAAACTGGTATGCCATCCTCATGATAAATCCGAGTGTTTTGCTCGACTTCAGACATATGGTAGTGATATGTTGCCGGAAGTTAAGTTCCCTGTCAAGCGTTAGTCCAAGGTCACAAATCTCTGTGACGCGCTCCAATCGGATACCATGCAGAGTGTACGATGCATTTATCGGCTTGCGGATTCTGTTAAAAGTGATAGTTTTACATTTGGAGAcattaaaatgtaatttattgaCTTCACTCCATTTAGCCACCGCATCTATATCACGCTGCAGCGCCTCACAGTCGCTTGCTTCGCCAACACTCAGGAAGAGTTTGaggtcgtctgcaaacaataaaCACTTGGCAGTGGCTACAACGTCCGGCAGGTCATTTATCATGATCATGAATTGTGTCGGGCCTAAGGTGCTTCCTTGGCTCACTCCGGATCGGGTGAAGTACGGCTTTGACTCGCATCCAGCAACCTTGACCACCTGAGACCGATCCCTTAAGTAGCTTGCGAAGAATTTAAGAAGCTTTGGCGAGAAACCTAGGGAAGCACACTTCTGCAAGAGGATGTCATTATCAACAAGGTCAAACGCCTTCTTAAAATCAAAATACGCCGCGTCGACCTGGCGGCCCGAGTCCATCTCTGCAGCGGCATAGTCCACAAAAACTGTGTGGTTGGTGGAAGTCGAGCGTCCCCTACGGAACCCGTGCTGGCCGTTAGCAAGCTGGGTAGAAATCTGATGACTAATTTGACAGTCTATCATCGATTCAAAAAGCTTGCCAAAGACAGACAGGACCGCTATGGGTCTATACGTTTCTACTTCCGTACTTGAACCACTCTTAGGTACAGGAGTGACTCTAGATTTCTTCCATACCCCAGGATAGACTGCATATTTGCAGTCCTTTGCGAGATATGGGGGAATACCATCGAGACCTGCCGAACTGCGTGACTTAAGTCGTCTAACAGCCTTTCGCAATTCTACGGCGTCCACAACATCTACAGTGACCCGTGCCGCCTCAGACTCTGCATTACTCACTGCCTGCATTGCGTCTGCATCGTCAAGTTGCGGCTCGTCATCATGGAACACCGAGCTAAAGTAGTCAGCAAAAGCATTTGCGGCTGCTTGTCCCGACACCTTCTCACCCTCATAGGTAAATTCCGTCGTCTGACTCCTATTCTTTCGCTTGCTCTTTACATAATTCCAGAACCTCGATGGATCTTCAGTAATGTCCTTCTCAAGCTTTCGGAGGCATTGCTGGTAGGCATTGTCGATGAGGAATTTAACACGGCCTCTATAGTAGCGGTATAGTTCTCGATTGAAATCTATCCCCATCTCTTTAAACTTtcgaaaatgaaaatattttttttggatgTTGTGGATTATTTCCGGTGTGTACCATGATGGGTATACATAGCGCTTTGGGGCAGCCTGCTTTTTCAACGGTA
This genomic window from Cydia splendana chromosome 9, ilCydSple1.2, whole genome shotgun sequence contains:
- the LOC134793334 gene encoding signal recognition particle subunit SRP72, whose product is MSANKENNLVQAYIELNKFCQGGDYDRALKAAGKILQIAPNEQKAFHCKVICFIQLHNFKEALAVLTNPKNAALAADLHFEKAYAQYRLNCPNDALQTVDNAPELTLALKELRAQILYRLEQYQDCYNMYRDIVKNTTDDYEDERKTNMAAVVANLGALNPSADLPQFDENTYELAYNVGSTLAMRGKYNEALPVLKRSEQACSESVLEDGGTEEEAKEEAGIIRVQQAYCLQQMGREKEAATIYQNVLKDKPSDQALVAIASNNLVVINRDTNVFDSRKRMKAATAEGLEHKLNSRQRTSITYNQAILAIYSNQPDFCKQCCVKLTKSLKQEQRAALVEASSLVKDGKKNQAVQLLLKEGGTLTLAAAQVLLASGDRKAAVKLLEESEYKYRPGVVGVLATLLCADNELEKASQLFKDVYEHYKNDERFASLRALWQAAAGVHARLGRAGAAAAAHEAVARAAPGDARSLARLVKALAAADPARAKQLAERLPPPAHVEGKIDIEALESSKWMMGAKVVKKTVQSKQEQSPGTPGSELGSKRKQKRKRKTKLPPNADLSRPPDPERWLPKYERTAYRKRRGVRRDVIKGSQGMSTTATDQYDMSKQTPSAATAAKSPRVEKQQESAWSRKQQQKKKGKGRKW